The Vulpes lagopus strain Blue_001 chromosome 6, ASM1834538v1, whole genome shotgun sequence genome has a segment encoding these proteins:
- the LOC121492648 gene encoding disintegrin and metalloproteinase domain-containing protein 21-like, producing the protein MDVPEKGVRLAEGRDTMRGLLLLLVLWAGLAPSQGSQGRPSWRYVSSEVVIPRKELHRGKGVQMPGWLSYSLHFGGKRHVIHMRRKKLFWSRHLLVMTQDDQGALQMDYPFIPPDCYYLGYLEEVPLSMVTLDTCYGGLEGIMKLDDLAYEIKPLSSSQRFEHIVSQIVADSIATIPTYKLGLKEDRDPLFSQANASVVTRLSSKMYSSHHGYVKSLALSSNSMYSVFNNVSKCAQFLISVFNLIDTFFLGLDINYYVAFIIIYNQQDPNVFNSYHPTDSPYGRYYVYNLYALLAPHSSIIMIKNMPQDAEFEPIPYAICNRGNLIMLGYLDRQYLILAIVGAQKVARSFGVYYDNPYCTCQRRSKCIMNNYFALTDSFSNCSFMHIQHILGGGVATCIYSSEMVYFNKSLTREHCGNYRVDPLEQCDCGSFKQCYSNLCCHNDCTFTTGSICNTGRCCTNCTYSPAGTLCRPIQTVCDLPEYCRGGSLTCPDDFYMQDGTPCTEVGYCYHGNCTDRSVHCKEIFGKNAVNGADVCYTINRRGDRYGHCRRNERLMASTACSLEDIKCGRLQCSNVTHLPRLQEHVGFHQSKISGIWCFGLDSHRGTGTNDLGHVRSGTPCAPGKFCQNTYCNGTIARLNYDCIPEKCSYRGICNNNRNCHCHIGWDPPRCIDQGAGGSTDSGPPPRRMRAVRQSHESVIYLRVVFARIYALIAALLFGIATNVRTIKTVVVKEQIVHEDNP; encoded by the exons ATGG ATGTCCCTGAGAAGGGCGTGAGGCTGGCAGAGGGCCGAGACACCATGAGAGGGCTCCTCTTACTGCTTGTGCTctgggcagggctggctcccTCCCAGGGTTCTCAAGGCCGTCCCTCATGGCGTTACGTCTCCTCTGAGGTGGTCATTCCCAGGAAGGAGCTGCACCGCGGCAAAGGCGTCCAGATGCCAGGCTGGCTCTCCTACAGCCTGCACTTTGGGGGCAAGAGGCACGTTATCCACATGCGGCGCAAGAAACTCTTCTGGTCCAGGCATCTGCTGGTGATGACTCAGGATGACCAAGGTGCCTTGCAGATGGACTACCCCTTCATCCCTCCTGACTGTTACTACCTCGGCTACCTGGAGGAGGTTCCTCTTTCCATGGTCACCCTGGACACGTGCTATGGGGGGCTGGAAGGTATCATGAAGTTGGATGACCTTGcctatgagatcaagcccctcagcAGTTCCCAAAGATTTGAACACATTGTTTCTCAGATAGTGGCAGACAGCATTGCAACAATCCCTACCTATAAACTGGGACTGAAGGAGGATAGAGACCCCTTATTCTCTCAAGCAAATGCCAGTGTAGTTACGCGGCTCTCAAGTAAGATGTATTCATCTCATCATGGATATGTGAAATCGCTTGCCTTAAGTTCAAACTCAATGTATAGTGTGTTCAACAACGTGTCTAAATGTGCCCAATTTCTAATATCGGTATTTAATTTGATTGACACATTCTTTTTAGGACTTGATATAAATTATTACGTTGcattcattattatatataatcaaCAAGATCCAAATGTCTTTAACAGTTATCACCCGACAGATAGTCCATATGGTCGATATTATGTCTACAACTTGTATGCACTTCTTGCACCACATTCATCCAtaattatgattaaaaatatgCCACAGGATGCTGAATTTGAACCTATCCCATATGCAATTTGCAATCGTGGTAACCTCATCATGCTAGGATATCTAGACAGACAGTATTTAATATTGGCTATTGTAGGAGCACAAAAGGTCGCAAGAAGTTTTGGTGTATACTATGACAATCCTTATTGTACCTGCCAGAGAAGGTCCAAGTGCATTATGAACAACTATTTTGCTCTGACAGACTCTTTCAGTAACTGTTCCTTCATGCATATACAGCATATACTGGGTGGTGGCGTAGCTACATGTATTTACAGCTCTGAAATGGTGTATTTTAATAAAAGCTTGACTCGGGAGCATTGTGGCAACTACAGAGTGGATCCCCTTGAACAGTGTGACTGTGGCTCCTTCAAACAGTGTTATAGCAATCTCTGCTGTCATAACGATTGTACCTTCACTACTGGAAGCATATGTAATACAGGCAGATGCTGCACAAACTGCACCTATTCCCCTGCTGGGACACTCTGCAGACCAATCCAAACTGTGTGTGATCTTCCAGAGTACTGCCGAGGAGGGTCCTTGACATGCCCTGATGATTTCTATATGCAAGATGGAACCCCGTGCACTGAAGTGGGCTACTGTTATCATGGAAACTGTACTGACCGCTCTGTGCACTGCAAAGAAATCTTTGGTAAAAATGCTGTGAATGGTGCAGATGTATGCTATACCATAAATAGAAGAGGTGATAGATATGGACACTGCAGAAGAAATGAGAGGTTAATGGCCAGTACGGCTTGTAGTCTAGAAGACATTAAGTGTGGAAGACTGCAGTGTAGCAATGTCACTCATCTCCCTCGGTTGCAAGAACATGTGGGATTCCATCAGTCTAAGATATCAGGGATCTGGTGTTTTGGGCTGGATTCACATCGTGGCACAGGAACAAATGATCTTGGTCATGTGCGATCTGGTACTCCCTGTGCTCCTGGAAAGTTCTGTCAAAATACCTACTGCAATGGCACTATAGCTCGGCTGAATTATGACTGCATCCCTGAAAAATGCAGTTACAGGGGCATTTGCAACAACAACAGGAACTGTCATTGCCACATAGGCTGGGATCCTCCACGGTGCATTGATCAAGGTGCTGGTGGGAGCACAGACAGTGGACCCCCTCCAAGAAGAATGCGGGCAGTCAGGCAAAGTCATGAGTCAGTGATATATCTGAGAGTGGTCTTTGCTCGAATCTATGCCTTGATAGCCGCACTCCTCTTTGGCATTGCCACCAATGTAAGAACCATTAAGACGGTTGTAGTTAAGGAGCAGATAGTCCACGAGGACAATCCATAA